Proteins encoded in a region of the Pseudomonas denitrificans (nom. rej.) genome:
- a CDS encoding endonuclease/exonuclease/phosphatase family protein, translating to MTQAEAGPQSLAQAQAGTLLRVLTVNTHKGFNAFNRRFILHELRDAARATSADLVFLQEVHGEHQLHAERHANWPPAPQYEFLADSMWPAFAYGRNAVYPEGHHGNALLSRLPIRCWDNRDVSVAGTEERGLLHAQIDLPGEGTLHAVCVHLGLHEAQRQKQLQLLCALIGDLPANDPVVVAGDFNDWRCKATGVLAGCGLRPAFPESGGEPRSFPARWPLLRLDRIYVRHLKVTLSEVLNRKPWPHLSDHLPLLAEVSL from the coding sequence ATGACCCAGGCCGAGGCCGGTCCGCAGAGCCTTGCCCAGGCGCAAGCCGGAACCTTGCTGCGCGTGCTCACGGTGAACACCCACAAGGGCTTCAACGCCTTCAACCGTCGCTTCATCCTTCACGAACTGCGCGACGCGGCGCGCGCCACCTCGGCGGACCTGGTGTTCCTCCAGGAAGTCCACGGCGAACACCAGTTGCACGCCGAGCGCCATGCCAACTGGCCCCCAGCGCCCCAGTACGAATTCCTCGCCGACAGCATGTGGCCGGCCTTCGCCTATGGACGCAATGCCGTCTACCCCGAAGGCCATCACGGCAATGCCCTGCTCTCGCGCCTGCCGATTCGCTGTTGGGACAACCGCGATGTGTCGGTGGCCGGTACCGAGGAGCGCGGCCTGCTGCACGCACAGATCGACCTGCCCGGCGAAGGCACGCTGCACGCGGTCTGTGTGCATCTGGGGCTGCATGAAGCGCAGCGGCAGAAACAGCTCCAGCTGCTGTGCGCGCTGATTGGCGACCTGCCCGCCAACGACCCGGTGGTGGTCGCCGGTGATTTCAATGACTGGCGCTGCAAAGCCACCGGCGTCCTTGCCGGCTGCGGCCTGCGCCCAGCATTCCCCGAGAGCGGCGGCGAACCGCGCAGCTTCCCCGCGCGCTGGCCGCTGCTGCGGCTGGACCGCATCTACGTGCGCCACCTCAAGGTCACCTTGAGCGAAGTGCTCAACCGCAAGCCCTGGCCGCACCTCTCCGATCACCTGCCGCTGCTCGCGGAGGTGTCGCTATGA
- the treY gene encoding malto-oligosyltrehalose synthase yields the protein MAEIRATLRLQFHREFTLDDALPWLDYFSRLGISHLYASPLLAAQPGSMHGYDSVDPTRISEELGGEPALRRLVAGLRQNGMGLIVDTVANHMRIGDANPWWQDVLEWGLDSPYAHFFDIRWHSDNPLLDQQVLLPCLGEDYIDEVTSGRICLDYDNASARFLLRYGEQRFPVCPSSYGMILCHTECPELLALAPRFVELHHHPLGRHLAQALCREAAAPLADSGRLTTLLASYHEDWHSLHRLIEQQHYRLANWRVAADDINWRRFFDINELVGLRAEHPDVFQASHAYLLQLMDEGLIDGLRIDHVDGLADPRGYCRRLWRATRGAPVYVEKILGPDEALPADWKVQGTTGYDFMNQVSQLLHDARGEPLLRHLWLEVSGRQDGFAEEVRQARKHVLASLFAGDVEGLAQQLWHIARFTLASRDIPLGSIRRALFQLLAAFPVYRTYADALGRSEQDEHFFSQALEQAQQHLEPGDQRTLGWLDRMLGGEALRSQPPGPMRQLRKLALDRFQQLTPPIAAKSLEDTACYRSAAALGRNDVGFDPQTLGGDTDAFHLACLKRLRNFPRAMLATATHDHKRGEDCRARLAVLSERAGWFAERAWSWWKLAAPLRQHIARGPAPSGGDELILYQCLLGSWPLELDTDDAEGLREYHRRIEQWQRKAIREAKLDSDWSAPNEAYERVCGEFLAGILLADDGATLRRSIAEAARSLMPVGALNGLTQCVLRNTTPGVPDLYQGCELWDFSLVDPDNRHIPDFASLETTLDGPPDWPALLRDWRTGRIKQALLAWALGLRKRWPALFAAGDYLPLEARGEHAAQVAAFVRSHAGQHLLVVVPRCVAGLLGDSSLPQVPPARWTDTRLHLPSSLAAIRWNGLAGPLEPHNGEPRLAELLGETPVNLLISGGER from the coding sequence ATGGCTGAAATCCGCGCCACCCTGCGCCTGCAGTTCCACCGGGAGTTCACCCTGGATGACGCCCTGCCCTGGCTGGACTACTTCTCCCGGCTCGGCATCAGCCACCTGTATGCCTCACCTCTGCTGGCTGCGCAGCCGGGCTCGATGCACGGTTACGACTCCGTGGACCCGACCCGCATCAGCGAGGAGCTGGGCGGCGAGCCAGCGCTGCGCCGGCTGGTGGCGGGCCTTCGGCAGAACGGCATGGGGCTGATCGTCGACACCGTGGCCAACCACATGCGTATCGGCGACGCCAATCCCTGGTGGCAGGACGTGCTCGAGTGGGGCCTGGACAGCCCCTATGCGCACTTCTTCGACATCCGCTGGCACAGCGACAACCCGCTGCTGGACCAGCAGGTGCTGCTGCCGTGCCTGGGCGAGGACTATATCGACGAGGTGACCTCGGGGCGCATCTGCCTGGATTACGACAACGCCAGCGCGCGCTTCCTGCTGCGCTACGGCGAGCAACGATTCCCGGTCTGCCCATCCAGCTACGGGATGATCCTCTGCCACACCGAATGCCCCGAATTGCTGGCCCTGGCGCCGCGCTTCGTCGAGTTGCACCACCATCCGCTGGGCCGTCATCTGGCGCAGGCGCTCTGCCGGGAAGCGGCCGCTCCGCTTGCCGACAGCGGACGGCTCACCACCCTGCTGGCGTCCTACCACGAGGATTGGCACAGCCTGCACCGCCTGATCGAGCAGCAGCATTACCGCCTGGCCAACTGGCGGGTGGCGGCGGACGACATCAACTGGCGGCGCTTCTTCGACATCAACGAGCTGGTAGGCCTGCGCGCCGAACACCCGGACGTGTTCCAGGCCAGCCACGCCTACCTGCTGCAGCTGATGGACGAAGGGCTGATCGACGGCCTGCGCATCGACCACGTAGACGGCCTCGCCGATCCGCGCGGCTACTGCCGACGCCTATGGCGGGCCACCCGCGGCGCACCGGTCTACGTGGAAAAGATCCTCGGCCCCGACGAAGCCCTGCCGGCGGACTGGAAGGTGCAAGGCACCACCGGCTACGACTTCATGAATCAGGTGTCGCAGCTGCTGCACGACGCCCGTGGCGAGCCGTTGCTGCGCCACCTGTGGCTGGAGGTCAGCGGCCGGCAGGACGGGTTCGCCGAGGAAGTCCGCCAGGCGCGCAAGCATGTGCTGGCCTCGCTGTTCGCCGGCGACGTCGAAGGCCTTGCACAGCAGCTCTGGCACATAGCCCGGTTCACCCTGGCCAGCCGCGACATCCCCTTGGGCTCGATCCGCCGAGCGCTGTTCCAGTTGCTCGCCGCCTTCCCCGTCTATCGCACCTATGCCGACGCGCTGGGCCGCTCCGAGCAGGACGAACACTTCTTCAGCCAGGCGCTGGAGCAGGCCCAGCAACACCTGGAACCGGGCGACCAGCGGACCCTCGGCTGGCTTGATCGCATGCTCGGCGGCGAGGCGCTGCGCAGTCAGCCGCCCGGCCCGATGCGGCAGCTGCGCAAGCTGGCACTGGACCGATTCCAGCAGCTCACACCACCGATCGCCGCCAAGTCCCTGGAGGACACCGCCTGCTACCGCTCGGCGGCAGCGCTGGGGCGCAACGATGTCGGCTTCGATCCGCAGACCCTCGGGGGCGATACGGACGCCTTCCACCTCGCCTGCCTGAAGCGCCTGCGCAACTTCCCCCGCGCCATGCTGGCCACCGCGACCCACGACCACAAGCGCGGCGAGGACTGCCGGGCGCGCCTGGCGGTGCTCAGCGAGCGCGCCGGGTGGTTCGCCGAGCGGGCCTGGAGCTGGTGGAAACTCGCCGCGCCGCTGCGCCAGCACATCGCCCGTGGCCCCGCGCCCAGTGGCGGCGACGAACTCATCCTCTACCAGTGCCTGCTCGGCAGCTGGCCGCTGGAACTCGACACCGACGACGCGGAAGGCCTGCGCGAGTATCACCGGCGCATCGAGCAATGGCAGCGCAAGGCGATTCGCGAGGCCAAGCTGGACAGCGACTGGAGCGCGCCCAACGAAGCCTACGAACGCGTCTGCGGCGAATTTCTCGCCGGCATCCTGCTGGCGGACGACGGCGCAACGCTGCGCCGGTCCATTGCCGAAGCAGCACGCAGCCTGATGCCCGTCGGAGCGCTCAATGGACTGACTCAGTGCGTGCTGCGCAATACCACGCCCGGGGTTCCGGATCTCTACCAGGGTTGTGAGCTCTGGGACTTCAGCCTGGTCGACCCGGACAACCGGCACATCCCGGACTTCGCCAGCCTGGAGACCACGCTGGACGGCCCGCCGGATTGGCCCGCGCTGCTGCGCGACTGGCGCACTGGCCGCATCAAGCAGGCGCTGCTCGCTTGGGCCCTCGGGCTGCGCAAGCGCTGGCCGGCACTCTTCGCAGCTGGCGACTACCTGCCGCTGGAAGCACGCGGCGAGCACGCCGCACAGGTCGCCGCCTTCGTCCGCAGCCACGCCGGCCAACACCTGCTGGTCGTGGTGCCGCGCTGCGTAGCCGGGCTGCTCGGCGACTCTTCTTTGCCGCAGGTGCCACCAGCGCGCTGGACGGACACGCGCCTGCACCTGCCTTCCTCGCTGGCCGCCATCCGCTGGAATGGGCTGGCTGGCCCGCTCGAACCGCACAACGGGGAACCCCGCCTGGCTGAGCTGCTCGGTGAGACCCCGGTCAACCTGCTCATATCCGGAGGTGAACGATGA
- a CDS encoding lysylphosphatidylglycerol synthase domain-containing protein, translating to MNHKRFWKRANRAFNIVLLIALPVLLFLLLRATDWDEVFRLLREYPLSTLALGMLIAFCSYGIFSSFDVLSRFYIGHPLPVRRVFTVAFVCNAFNLNLSSWVGAIALRYRLYGRLGMSTGDITRILTFSLITNWYGYLLLAGALFVSGFPDLPQSWSLGQSGLRAIGVLLLLLGAAYLLACRFASRRAWGWKRYRLNLPTWRLAALQGIAGASNWSMMALLIYSLLPASASYPEVLATLMISSIAGVVLHVPAGLGVIETVFITVLRDHFSRGELVAALIGYRVLYFLIPLLLACLVYLWLERHARKLKRRADRREAARAS from the coding sequence ATGAACCACAAGCGCTTCTGGAAGCGGGCCAACCGCGCCTTCAACATCGTGCTGCTGATTGCCCTGCCGGTGCTGCTGTTCCTGCTGCTGCGCGCCACCGACTGGGACGAGGTATTCCGCCTGCTGCGCGAATACCCGCTCAGCACCCTGGCGCTGGGCATGCTGATCGCCTTTTGCAGCTACGGCATCTTCAGCAGCTTCGATGTGCTCAGCCGGTTCTACATCGGCCACCCGCTGCCGGTGCGGCGAGTATTCACCGTGGCCTTCGTGTGCAACGCCTTCAACCTCAACCTCAGTTCCTGGGTCGGAGCCATCGCCTTGCGTTACCGCCTCTACGGGCGACTGGGGATGAGCACGGGGGACATCACGCGCATCCTCACCTTCAGCCTGATAACCAACTGGTACGGCTACCTGCTGCTGGCGGGGGCGCTGTTCGTCTCCGGTTTCCCCGACCTGCCGCAGAGCTGGTCCCTCGGCCAGAGCGGCCTGCGGGCAATCGGCGTGTTGCTCCTGCTGCTGGGCGCGGCCTACCTGCTGGCCTGTCGCTTCGCCAGCCGCCGCGCCTGGGGCTGGAAGCGCTACCGGCTGAACCTGCCGACCTGGCGCCTCGCCGCTCTGCAGGGCATCGCCGGGGCCAGCAACTGGTCGATGATGGCGCTGCTGATCTACAGCCTGCTGCCCGCCTCGGCGAGCTATCCGGAAGTGCTGGCGACCCTGATGATCAGCAGCATCGCCGGCGTTGTATTGCATGTGCCGGCGGGCCTGGGGGTCATCGAGACAGTGTTCATCACCGTGCTGCGCGATCATTTCTCCCGCGGTGAACTGGTGGCCGCGCTGATCGGTTATCGGGTGCTGTACTTCCTCATTCCGCTGCTGCTCGCCTGCCTGGTCTACCTGTGGCTGGAACGGCATGCCAGGAAGCTGAAGCGGCGCGCGGATCGCCGGGAAGCCGCGCGGGCGTCCTGA
- the glgB gene encoding 1,4-alpha-glucan branching protein GlgB, translating to MTPLRDLDHLQRADHADPFSFLGPHRDAEGELVRAWLPGALAVELLSPQDEFLVAMEPLDAGGLFVARLPRKTPYRLRIHWPEHEQVTEDPYAFGPSVSELDLYLFAEGNHRQLGKCFGAQAMEHEGVPGVRFAVWAPNARRVSVVGDFNGWDGRRHVMRLRYPAGVWELFIPRLQPGEVYKYELLGQDGLLPLKADPMALATEMPPATGSRVADPTPFAWQDDEWMLQRGERQGFDRPLSIYELHAGSWQWVENRAPTWDELADRLIPYIDDLGFTHIELMPIMEHPFGGSWGYQPLSLFAPTARYGSPAEFARFVDRCHQAGIGVILDWVPAHFPTDAHGLAHFDGTALYEYAHPFEGFHQDWDTFIYNLGRNEVHGFMLASALHWLREYHIDGLRVDAVASMLYRDYSRKDGEWIPNRHGGRENLEAIEFLSHLNSVVHTEAPGALIIAEESTAWPGVSRPTEEGGLGFAYKWNMGWMHDSLAYIREDPINRGHHHHKLTFGLLYAFSEHFILPISHDEVVHGKGSLLGKMPGDRWQQFANLRLFLSMMWTHPGKKLLFMGCEFGQWREWDHDGQLDWYLLRYAEHFGAQALVRELNQLLREEPALHAFDDRAEGFHWLIGDDQRNSVYAWLRLAGDGAPLLVVHNFTPVPRPHYRIGVPLAGHWQVLLNSDADTFGGSGAGSRGALESDPHESHGKTQSLALDLPPLGCLILRPTGDAVDL from the coding sequence ATGACACCGCTCCGCGACCTGGACCATCTGCAGCGTGCCGACCACGCCGATCCCTTCTCCTTCCTCGGTCCGCACCGTGACGCAGAGGGCGAACTGGTGCGGGCATGGCTGCCCGGTGCGCTGGCGGTGGAACTGTTGTCGCCGCAGGACGAATTCCTCGTCGCCATGGAGCCGCTGGATGCTGGTGGGCTGTTCGTTGCGCGCCTGCCCCGGAAGACACCGTACCGGCTGCGCATCCACTGGCCCGAGCATGAGCAGGTCACCGAGGACCCCTATGCCTTCGGCCCTTCAGTAAGTGAACTGGACCTTTACCTGTTCGCCGAGGGCAACCATCGCCAGCTCGGCAAATGCTTCGGCGCGCAGGCGATGGAGCACGAAGGCGTGCCCGGCGTGCGTTTCGCCGTGTGGGCACCCAATGCCAGGCGGGTCTCGGTGGTGGGCGACTTCAACGGCTGGGACGGTCGCCGGCATGTGATGCGCCTGCGCTACCCGGCTGGCGTCTGGGAACTGTTCATCCCGCGCCTGCAGCCCGGCGAGGTCTACAAATACGAATTGCTCGGCCAGGACGGCCTGCTGCCGCTCAAGGCCGACCCGATGGCGCTGGCCACCGAGATGCCGCCGGCCACCGGCTCGCGGGTAGCGGACCCGACACCCTTCGCCTGGCAGGATGACGAATGGATGCTGCAACGTGGCGAGCGCCAGGGATTCGACCGGCCACTGTCAATCTACGAATTGCACGCCGGCTCCTGGCAGTGGGTGGAAAACCGCGCGCCGACCTGGGACGAGCTGGCGGATCGACTGATCCCCTATATCGACGACCTGGGTTTCACCCATATCGAGCTGATGCCGATCATGGAGCATCCCTTTGGCGGCTCCTGGGGATACCAGCCGCTGTCGCTGTTCGCGCCCACCGCGCGCTACGGCAGCCCGGCGGAATTCGCGCGTTTCGTCGACCGCTGCCACCAGGCCGGGATCGGCGTGATCCTCGACTGGGTGCCGGCGCATTTCCCCACCGACGCCCATGGCCTGGCGCACTTCGACGGCACCGCGCTGTACGAGTACGCGCACCCGTTCGAGGGCTTCCATCAGGACTGGGATACCTTCATCTACAACCTCGGCCGCAACGAGGTGCATGGCTTCATGCTGGCCTCGGCGCTGCACTGGCTGCGTGAATACCATATCGACGGGTTGCGGGTGGATGCGGTGGCCTCGATGCTCTACCGCGATTATTCGCGCAAGGACGGCGAGTGGATTCCCAACCGCCACGGCGGCCGGGAGAACCTCGAAGCCATCGAGTTCCTCAGCCACCTCAACAGCGTGGTACACACCGAAGCGCCGGGCGCGCTGATCATCGCCGAGGAGTCCACCGCCTGGCCGGGCGTCAGCCGGCCGACGGAAGAGGGCGGCCTGGGCTTCGCCTACAAGTGGAACATGGGCTGGATGCACGACAGCCTCGCGTACATCCGCGAAGACCCGATCAACCGCGGCCATCACCACCACAAGCTGACTTTCGGGTTGCTCTACGCCTTCTCCGAGCACTTCATCCTGCCCATCTCCCACGACGAGGTGGTGCACGGCAAGGGTTCGCTGCTGGGCAAGATGCCCGGCGACCGCTGGCAACAGTTCGCCAACCTGCGGCTGTTCCTGTCGATGATGTGGACCCATCCGGGCAAGAAGCTGCTGTTCATGGGGTGCGAGTTCGGCCAGTGGCGCGAATGGGACCACGACGGCCAGCTGGACTGGTACCTGCTGCGCTACGCCGAGCACTTCGGCGCCCAGGCGCTGGTTCGCGAGCTGAACCAGCTGTTGCGTGAGGAGCCCGCGCTCCACGCCTTCGACGATCGCGCCGAGGGTTTCCACTGGCTGATCGGCGACGACCAGCGCAACAGCGTCTACGCCTGGCTGCGTCTGGCTGGCGACGGCGCGCCGCTGCTGGTGGTGCACAACTTCACCCCGGTACCACGTCCGCACTACCGCATCGGCGTGCCGCTGGCCGGCCATTGGCAGGTACTGCTCAACAGCGACGCCGACACATTTGGCGGCTCGGGTGCGGGCAGCCGGGGGGCGCTGGAAAGCGACCCCCATGAGTCCCACGGGAAGACTCAGTCCCTGGCGCTGGACCTGCCGCCGCTGGGCTGCCTGATCCTGCGCCCCACCGGCGACGCCGTCGACCTGTAG
- the clsB gene encoding cardiolipin synthase ClsB produces MNEVWRAGNRVELLINGEEFFPSVFRAIESARHEVLLETFILRDDKVGRGLRQVLIDAANRGVRVEVTADGYGTPDLDAGFVGGLLDAGVRLHLFDPQPLLLGMRTNLFRRLHRKHVVVDGAVAFVGGINYCADHLADFGTMAKQDYAVRIEGPGVEDIRRACLDLLSPAPYLEGGDIPAAGALPPGGSAGPCRTCLAIRDNLYRRTEIEQHYLRAIRQAKERLLIANAYFFPGYRLLRALRDAAGRGVKVQLILQGLPDMPLVRLCSKLLYDTLLRDGVEIYEYCERPLHGKVAVVDRHWATVGSSNLDPLSLSLNLEGNLMIEDEAFAGGLDEHLQGLAVDSCRRVTRQHARRGYWWRAPLVFLSFHFLRHFPAIAGQLPAHRQMLHPASIDDEAGHSPVQP; encoded by the coding sequence ATGAACGAGGTATGGCGCGCTGGCAACCGCGTGGAGCTGCTGATCAATGGCGAGGAGTTCTTTCCCAGCGTGTTCCGCGCCATCGAGAGCGCGCGGCACGAAGTTCTGCTGGAAACCTTCATCCTGCGTGACGACAAGGTGGGGCGCGGGCTGCGCCAGGTACTGATCGACGCTGCCAATCGCGGCGTCCGCGTGGAAGTGACCGCCGACGGCTACGGTACACCGGACCTGGACGCAGGCTTTGTCGGCGGCCTGCTGGATGCCGGTGTGCGCCTGCACCTGTTCGACCCGCAGCCACTGCTGCTGGGCATGCGCACCAACCTGTTCCGCCGCCTGCACCGCAAGCATGTGGTGGTGGACGGTGCCGTGGCCTTCGTCGGCGGCATCAACTACTGCGCCGACCACCTGGCCGACTTCGGCACCATGGCCAAGCAGGACTACGCGGTGAGGATCGAGGGCCCCGGCGTGGAAGACATCCGCCGCGCCTGCCTGGATCTGCTCAGCCCTGCTCCTTACCTTGAGGGCGGCGACATTCCCGCCGCTGGCGCCTTGCCCCCCGGCGGGTCGGCGGGCCCTTGCCGGACCTGCCTGGCCATCCGTGACAACCTCTACCGCCGTACCGAGATCGAGCAGCATTACCTGCGCGCCATCCGTCAGGCGAAGGAGCGGCTGCTGATCGCCAATGCCTACTTCTTCCCCGGTTATCGCCTGCTGCGCGCCCTGCGCGATGCGGCCGGGCGCGGGGTGAAGGTGCAGCTGATCCTCCAGGGACTGCCCGACATGCCGCTGGTCCGGCTATGCAGCAAGCTGCTCTACGACACGCTGTTGCGCGACGGCGTGGAAATCTACGAGTACTGCGAGCGCCCGCTGCACGGCAAGGTCGCGGTCGTCGACCGGCACTGGGCCACAGTGGGCTCGAGCAACCTCGACCCGCTGAGCCTGTCGCTGAACCTGGAAGGCAACCTGATGATCGAGGATGAGGCCTTCGCCGGTGGCCTGGACGAGCACCTGCAGGGCCTTGCCGTCGACAGCTGCCGCCGCGTCACCCGCCAGCATGCCCGCCGCGGCTACTGGTGGCGCGCGCCGCTGGTGTTCCTGAGCTTCCACTTCCTGCGTCACTTCCCCGCCATCGCCGGGCAGTTGCCGGCACACCGGCAGATGCTCCACCCCGCCAGCATCGACGATGAGGCCGGCCATTCGCCGGTGCAGCCATGA
- the glgX gene encoding glycogen debranching protein GlgX encodes MTRRAQSRVTEGRPFPLGATWDGLGVNFALFSAHATRVELCLFDAQGKHEIERIELPEYSDEIWHGYLPDAHPGQIYGYRVHGPYEPDAGHRFNPNKLLIDPYARQLVGELKWSESLFGYTIGSPEADLSFDERDSAAFVPKCKVIDPAFTWGEQQPVRVPWDETVIYEAHLRGLSMRHPAVPERLRGTCAGLMNSELLQHLRQLGITSLELLPVHGFLDDKHLLEKGMSNYWGYNSIAFFAPQARYLASGHVNEFKEMVAHLHAAGIELILDVVYNHTAEGNELGPTLCMRGIDNVSYYRLQADNRRYYVNDSGTGNTLDLSHPCVLQMVTDSLRYWATEMRVDGFRFDLASILGRYADGFDERHSFLVACRQDPVLSHRKLIAEPWDCGPGGYQVGGFPPGWVEWNDRFRDTVRSFWRGDEGQLPDLARRLTASGDLYDQRGRRPYASVNFITAHDGFTLRDIVTYDHKHNQANGEDNRDGHDDNRSWNHGVEGPTDDEGIRRLRVQQMRNLMATLLLSQGTPMLLAGDEFSRTQQGNNNVYCQDNELGWVDWNLDDEGHELLAFTRRLIRLRQAYPILRRGRFLVGEYNEDLGVRDVTWLAPEGEEMTEDRWHDPQRRSLGMLMDGRAQPTGIRRSGGDATLLLLLNAGHEGLDFILPETAQGRDWQYLLDSAEPQEHEHNWEFGAAYPLSARSLALFTLRRSDD; translated from the coding sequence ATGACCCGACGAGCACAGTCCCGCGTCACCGAAGGCCGCCCCTTCCCGCTGGGAGCCACATGGGATGGTCTGGGCGTCAACTTCGCGCTGTTCTCCGCCCACGCCACGCGGGTCGAGCTGTGCCTGTTCGATGCCCAGGGCAAGCACGAGATCGAGCGCATCGAGCTGCCCGAATACAGCGACGAGATCTGGCACGGCTACCTGCCCGATGCCCATCCGGGGCAGATCTACGGCTATCGCGTGCATGGCCCCTACGAACCCGACGCGGGGCACCGCTTCAACCCCAACAAGCTGCTGATCGATCCTTATGCGCGGCAGTTGGTGGGTGAACTGAAATGGTCCGAATCGCTGTTCGGCTACACCATTGGCTCGCCGGAGGCGGATCTCAGCTTCGACGAACGCGACAGCGCGGCATTCGTCCCCAAGTGCAAGGTCATCGATCCGGCCTTCACCTGGGGCGAGCAGCAGCCGGTGCGCGTGCCGTGGGACGAGACTGTCATCTACGAAGCCCACCTGCGCGGCCTGAGCATGCGCCACCCCGCGGTGCCCGAGCGCCTGCGCGGCACCTGCGCCGGGCTGATGAACAGCGAGCTGCTGCAACACCTGCGGCAGCTGGGCATCACCAGCCTGGAACTGCTGCCGGTGCATGGCTTCCTCGACGACAAGCACCTGCTGGAAAAGGGCATGAGCAACTACTGGGGCTACAACAGCATCGCCTTCTTCGCGCCGCAGGCCCGCTACCTCGCCAGCGGCCACGTCAACGAGTTCAAGGAAATGGTCGCGCACCTGCACGCCGCCGGTATCGAGCTGATCCTCGACGTGGTCTACAACCACACCGCCGAAGGCAACGAGCTGGGCCCGACCCTGTGCATGCGCGGGATCGACAACGTCTCCTACTATCGCCTGCAGGCCGACAACCGCCGCTACTACGTCAACGATTCGGGCACCGGCAACACCCTCGACCTGAGCCACCCGTGCGTGCTGCAGATGGTCACCGACTCGCTGCGCTACTGGGCCACGGAGATGCGCGTCGACGGGTTCCGCTTCGATCTTGCGTCGATCCTCGGGCGCTACGCCGACGGTTTCGACGAGCGCCACAGCTTCCTCGTCGCCTGCCGCCAGGACCCGGTGCTCAGCCACCGCAAGCTGATCGCCGAGCCCTGGGACTGCGGCCCCGGCGGCTATCAGGTGGGTGGCTTCCCGCCCGGCTGGGTGGAGTGGAACGACCGCTTCCGCGACACCGTGCGCAGCTTCTGGCGTGGCGATGAAGGCCAGCTGCCGGACCTGGCGCGGCGTCTCACCGCCTCGGGCGACCTCTACGACCAGCGCGGCCGTCGGCCCTATGCCTCGGTGAACTTCATCACTGCCCACGACGGTTTCACCCTGCGCGACATAGTCACCTACGACCACAAGCACAACCAGGCCAACGGCGAGGACAACCGCGACGGCCACGACGACAACCGCTCATGGAACCACGGCGTCGAAGGCCCTACCGACGATGAGGGCATCCGCCGGCTGCGCGTGCAGCAGATGCGCAACCTGATGGCCACGCTGCTGCTCTCCCAGGGCACGCCCATGCTGCTGGCCGGTGACGAGTTCAGCCGCACCCAGCAGGGCAACAACAACGTCTACTGCCAGGACAACGAACTGGGCTGGGTGGACTGGAACCTCGACGACGAAGGCCACGAACTGCTGGCCTTCACCCGCCGGCTGATCCGTCTGCGCCAGGCCTACCCGATCCTGCGGCGCGGGCGCTTCCTGGTAGGCGAGTACAACGAGGACCTGGGTGTGCGTGACGTCACCTGGCTCGCGCCCGAGGGCGAGGAAATGACCGAGGATCGCTGGCACGACCCGCAACGGCGCAGCCTCGGCATGCTCATGGACGGTCGCGCGCAACCCACGGGTATCCGCCGCAGCGGCGGTGACGCCACCCTCCTCCTGCTGCTGAACGCCGGGCACGAGGGTCTCGATTTCATCCTTCCGGAGACAGCCCAGGGCCGCGACTGGCAGTACCTGCTGGACAGCGCCGAACCGCAGGAGCATGAGCATAACTGGGAGTTCGGCGCTGCCTACCCGCTAAGCGCTCGCTCGCTGGCCCTGTTCACCCTGCGTCGCAGCGACGACTGA